A genomic window from Gossypium hirsutum isolate 1008001.06 chromosome D10, Gossypium_hirsutum_v2.1, whole genome shotgun sequence includes:
- the LOC121222292 gene encoding external alternative NAD(P)H-ubiquinone oxidoreductase B2, mitochondrial: MRSFNFFGRLCTAFHDYPSLSKIIIVSTLSSGSLIAYSEPNTNNGNRGRVAHADAVASKKKKVVVLGTGWAAMTFLKNLNNSIYEVEVVSPRNFFLFTPLLPSVTCGKVEARSIVEPIRNIIRKKNIDVSYREAECTKIDPANNKIYCRATANTNSKRREEFAIDYDYLIIAVGAQVNTFNTPGVEGNCHFLKEIDDAQKIRRNVIDAFEKASLPNLTEEERKKILHFVVVGGGPTGVEFAAELHDFVNEDVVKLYPMVQNFVKITVLEATDHILNMFDKRITKFAEHKFGRDNIEVKLGSMVTKVTENEICTKAKGSDKTTSMPYGMVLWSTGIGPRPIVKDFMKQIGQGNRRALATDEWLRVEGVGNVYALGDCATINQRKVMEDITEIFKKADADNSGTLTLKEFQDISNDICERYPQMQLYLKSKPVRNIFDRPSQVKGKASKESIELSIEEFKSALSEVDTQLKNLPATAQVANQQGAYLAKCFNRMEECEINPEGPTRIRGTGRHRFRPFRYRHLGQFAPLGGEQTAAQLPGDWVSIGHSSQWLWYSIYASKQVSWRTRALVVSDWIRRFIFGRDTSGI; encoded by the exons atgagaagcTTCAATTTCTTCGGTAGATTATGTACGGCTTTCCATGACTATCCTTCTCTTTCTAAGATCATCATCGTCTCCACACTCAG TAGCGGGAGCCTTATAGCTTATTCTGAGCCAAACACAAACAATGGAAATAGAGGCCGTGTTGCTCATGCTGATGCTGTTGCATCCAAGAAAAAGAAGGTGGTGGTGCTCGGAACTGGTTGGGCAGCAATGACTTTCTTGAAGAATCTCAATAACTCTATTTACGAGGTGGAAGTTGTGTCTCCTCGTAATTTCTTTCTCTTTACCCCATTACTGCCGAGTGTTACTTGCGGTAAAGTAGAAGCTCGTAGCATCGTTGAGCCAATTCGCAACATCATCAGAAAG AAAAATATTGACGTCAGTTACCGTGAAGCTGAATGTACCAAAATAGATCctgcaaataataaaatttactgcCGTGCCACTGCAAATACCAATTCAAAGCGGCGAGAAGAGTTTGCAATAGACTACGACTACCTTATTATTGCTGTTGGAGCTCAGGTTAACACCTTTAACACCCCTGGTGTCGAGGGAAATTGCCATTTCTTAAAG GAAATTGATGATGCTCAGAAGATTCGGCGGAATGTCATTGACGCCTTTGAGAAGGCAAGCCTACCAAATTTAACTGAAGAGGAGAGAAAGAAAATCCTTCACTTTGTGGTTGTTGGTGGTGGCCCTACAGGTGTGGAATTTGCTGCTGAACTTCATGATTTTGTGAACGAAGATGTGGTcaaactatatccaatggtccaAAACTTTGTGAAAATAACAGTTCTTGAGGCCACAGATCATATATTGAACAT GTTTGACAAAAGAATCACAAAGTTTGCCGAACACAAATTTGGAAGAGATAATATTGAAGTGAAATTAGGATCAATGGTTACAAAAGTGACTGAGAATGAAATTTGTACAAAAGCAAAAGGTAGCGACAAAACAACTTCTATGCCATATGGAATGGTTCTCTGGTCAACCGGCATTGGGCCACGTCCAATCGTAAAGGACTTTATGAAGCAAATTGGTCAG GGTAATAGGCGTGCTTTAGCAACTGATGAATGGCTAAGAGTAGAGGGAGTTGGTAACGTTTATGCACTTGGTGACTGTGCAACTATTAACCAACGGAAAGTCATG GAAGACATAACAGAAATATTTAAAAAGGCAGACGCGGATAACTCGGGAACGCTGACACTTAAAGAATTTCAAGATATCAGTAATGATATTTGCGAAAGATACCCTCAAATGCAGCTTTATCTGAAGAGCAAACCAGTGCGTAACATTTTCGATCGTCCATCCCAAGTCAAAGGAAAAGCTTCAAAAGAATCAATTGAGCTGAGTATTGAAGAATTTAAATCTGCTCTTTCCGAAGTTGATACTCAGTTGAAGAATCTGCCCGCGACTGCACAG GTTGCAAATCAACAAGGTGCTTATCTCGCTAAGTGCTTCAATCGAATGGAAGAGTGTGAAATTAATCCTGAAGGTCCCACTAGGATCAGGGGAACAGGTCGCCATCGTTTCCGTCCCTTTAG GTACAGGCACTTGGGACAATTTGCTCCTTTGGGAGGGGAGCAAACAGCTGCACAACTTCCTGGTGATTGGGTCTCAATCGGACACAGCTCGCAGTGGCTCTGGTATTCCATCTATGCAAG CAAGCAAGTAAGCTGGCGTACAAGGGCATTGGTGGTCTCCGACTGGATACGACGTTTTATTTTTGGGAGGGATACCAGTGGTATTTAA